TCACAAGCACGAAAACCTTGCTTAGATCACAATTTCCTGCAATACCCTTGGCAAGCGTGCGAATTATACCCGCGTTAATCGCAAAGAGATCATCACGTGACATTCCGGGTTTACGAGGAACCCCTGCTGGGATAATAACCAGGCTAGCGCCCTGCAAACACTCAGAGAGGGCACTCTCGTCGTCTCTATCCTTTGGAATATAGTGTTTTAACAACACTGGAGTGTTGACATGTGAAACATCTGCAGAAACACCCTCCAAAATAGGCGCAATATCGTATAAGGCAAGTTCCAACTGCTTGTTTTCCTGGCCTAGGATTTTAGCCCCCAATTGGGTTTTCAACAATAATGTCAATGGTTGGCCTATGCCACCTGCAGCACCCAAAAGTGCCACCTTAACGGAACCCTTTTTCTCTGAACTCTCTATGTATGGCATCTTGATAAGTTAAATGTACGACACTCAAAGGTATATGAAACAACAGAACTCAAAAAATGATCAAAATTGAAGACTATAACTTAACCTGTTATGGATATGATTTCTAAAAAGAAATTAAGCGCCGAGGAATCTGTCACTGACCTGTAACTTTACGGCTAATGATTAATCGTTTATCGATTGAAGCAACTACCCCTAATATGGCTACTATATTCCGCAGCCAGTAATAAATTGCTGTATTATTTATATGAAAATGGTGCTAAACAAAGAATAGATAAGGTGTCCGATAAACTCCAAACCTACCTCCAACGTTATTACGTTAAATCGGTATTTGACCTCAGCGAAAACGAGAATCAGACCGGGGTATGCGGACAGCGGGAGCGGACTAAATGAAGCCCGGAGACATCGGACAATCGGAGACAGACCCTTGACACGTGACCCAAAACTATGGCACGTGGTTTTAATTTGCGAACATGGCAACATACTAGTATTTGGAGAGCAGTAACAACCTGGAGAGCGAAGAGCTCATCTCAAGTCATCGCGCTTGTAAAACTAACATACTAAGAATGGAGAGTTCAAATGAGGCGCAAGATAAGATCCAGAAGGTTGAGGATCAATCAGATCGCTTACAATGTGAATTTTTCTtggaaaagaagaagcGGCGGTGCGGAATGACCCGCAGTTCGCAGTTCCAGTACTGTTCAGAACATTTGTATTTGGTTAAGAAGAATGAGAATTCATTATTACCCGGTAAAAATCGGGTACCATGTCCTTTGGACCCTTTGCATACGGTTTTAGAAGAGCGGCTTCGCTTACATCTGAAGAAATGCAATAAAGCAACAAAAAATATTGCCAAGTTAGCGGAGACGCTAAGCATGCCATGGTACGCGGAAAATATCAATTGCCTGCCAGAGGGACAGTTTTTAGAGGCAGAAATACCAAATGATTTGACGCAAAATGTGCTAGTTGCGATCCCAGTCTTGGAAGCCATATTTCAAGGAGAGTTTGGAGATGAATTGCCAGTTGATATCCGCTCTAATGAACAAGTTGAGCTACAAAGGTTTCCTCAATTGCTAGGAAATAAGAAACATGCTATCCAGCACTCGTCACTTATCCAGCATCTAAAGAGCAACGGGCTGTGGTGCTCGCGTGAGCGCAAGATCGTGTACATAGAATTTGGCTGCGGCAGAGCTGAACTCTCGCGGTATGTAAACCAGTCGGTTGTACTTTCGCAGCTTACTCTGGACGCCTCTAACCCTGATGAATCTCACCCTGAAGAACCTGTTACGATTCCCGAATTTATTCTTATAGACAGAGGCACCAATCGCATGAAATTTGATAAAAAGTTCAATGAGGACATATCCGACTTCTACGCATCGTATCGGCCCGCTGTCGAAAGTGTGAACGACAAGAGTACCAAGATAACAAGAAAAAAAATAGACATCAAGGATTTGCGCCTTGATGCATTAGCATCGAGCGATTGTGCCCACGTTGCCATTTCGAAGCACTTATGTGGCGTTGCTACAGACCTCACTATTAGATGTCTTCTAAAGAGTGAGAACATGGTTACGTCACTAGAAGGTATGTTGATTGCCATGTGTTGCAGACACGTATGCGATCATGCCCAATACACCAACCCAGGCTACATACAGTCTTTGTTGATAAAATATAACGCAGAATTGACATACCCTGTCTTCTTTGCTTCCCTGAAGAAGATAGCGACATGGGCTGTATGTGGGAGGAGGCCGGGGTTTAGCGATTCTGACATTGGAAACCATTATACAGGACTCTCTATCCTAAGACGGGAACAACTGGGCGAACAAGCTCGTAGATTGATTGACGAGGGCAGACGCAAGTATTTGCAGGACAAAGGCTACAATGTTGAGCTATTCAGATACTGTTCCTCTGAGGTCACACTGGAGAACATCGCGATGCTTGTTACGAAAAAACAATCAGCATAATGTAATATAGTACCACATATTAATAGAAGAATAATACAATGACTTGTTTTAAAAGCCATTGCAGCATTACTGTAACTATTTCACACACGGACGTATGCCTAAGATATATACACGATGCATATTTAGTTGAAGCCGCTGAAGTAGCGTTCTCTAAAGTTAGTTGACCTTTGTTCTCCTGCGTTGGTAGGCCCATTATAGTCAGGACCACGGTTAATATACACAAGCAGTCTTCTAGACCATTTGTTAAACTGCTGAACACAGTTATATTTGAGTTCTAGGTTGGGATGCATAGGAACCACCGTTTGTACATTGTCATCGTTGGCGGTAGGCATCCAGAAAGCTAGCCTTCCACCAATCGGCAGTCTAGCAGCCGAAAACCGAAGCAGGTCATCTAAAAGCAAATCTAAGGAATATGGCTTTTTGGTAGGGATATAATCGCGGCGTAGGTAGGCCTTCACACCGTCTATCTCAACGTTTTCCTTACCCGCAAACCGCTGAGGATCTTTAGCGCCTAGGACTTTAATTGATTCCCGGATACCATAAGGTGGATCACAAACAATCGTGTCTATTACTAGATTGTTCCTTAGCGCATTGTGGGTAAAGTCCATTGTCATCACGTCCAAAAAGTGGAGTGATTCTTTGTAATACTTAAAATTTGCGGTGATAGTTTGCGAGCCTTTGCCGCGGATCATCCTCCCATCAATATCGGACCCTATCACCAGCGCACCATAATGTCCTCCTGCAACAAGAAAAGATCCCGTTCCAGCAAAAGCATCGTACATCAAGTGTCCAGGCTTGACTTGCGCAATGTTTGCCGTCACGAGCGAAAGTTCCGCTTCAAAACTCGTAGTCCCTTTGTATGGCCGGGTTTTCAAATTGTACTTATCTAGAGCTCCACACATTCTGTCACTTTTCTGAACAAGTCTACCAAAATATAGGTAGATTGGTATCTCTCCACCAATGTTTTCACTGATGTTCTCGTACTGTTCTATCACAGTGTAAGTCTGTTCCGGGTTTTTTAAACGTATTCTACCTTGGAATCCTAGATATTCAAAACCCTCGATCTGCACTGCTCTGTCGAATTTCCCAGAACTCGATCCCCCAAAAGACTCGAACTCAAACTTGAACGTAGAGTCCCGGTGTTGCAACTTGTACTCGTCGACCATAGCGTTGCTCTTAATATTCTCATGCAACTTCTCATAGTCCTGCCCTTCTCCCCAGTACTCATATATTGCACGACACAGGATAGAACGATGAATCCATTGTTTGGCTTGCTCATCACCCTCAAGCTCAACCATCATAAACGGCGAATCCTCGTTATATGCGGAAAAATCAACATGAACACCATGCATGTCGGCTAGAGACTCCAATTCAGCTCTGCGGAAGTTCAGGTGCACCTGCACCATAAATAGCAAATACTTTTTACCCATTGCAAACACCAGACGCTGCCTATCTCCACCACGAGTTTGTACTCTTGAACCTCATCTCTTCTTCAAGAAAGCGATGTCCAGACACACGTTCCAATCACGTGTCATAGCCAGCACGGGCATCCTCTATGTGCCTACAAAACCTGCTCGTTTACCGCTTTCACCCACGTGACAGGCCACCGGGTAACCGAGTTTCTTTTCCCCTGGTTTTTCTCTTTCGGGAAAGATAAAATTTTTCCGCAGCCTTTCCTAAATTTTCAGCTGGAGTATATAAAGGCGAACCTCCTTGGTGGCAAATAAACAAAGCCTCTAGAGAATTTAATAGCTTTTACACGTTTCACAGCTTTAACAGCTTCAAAATTCTACAGTAAACAGGgatatattatatatatcGGTTGTTTCTCATCAACTAAAGGATAAAAAAGAGCTCTAACTAACGGTATCTCAATATAGTGGTGTATTATATATCTCTAATAGGTTAAACTTGGACTTTACAAAGGagattattattatttttttttataccaacataaaaaaaatactaTACTAAACTAACATATAACATACATCTAGGTGAAATTTTATCCTCATTATTGTCAAATTTGGTTTGTTGTAACTCGATTTGGATTTGCGGAAAGAACGAAGAACTGAAGCAAGAAAAATAAGCGTATTATATCTTAATctttgtttatttttttttgtttagACGAGTTTAAGTTGTGGACTGTTTTTACTACTGCAAATAATATTGAATTTAAGCATTTCACATATCTCTAGAGAGCGAGGTCTGTTGTACGCACGAAATTTCATATAATTATTACATTTACATCTACTTTACTATTACTACAATTCTAGCATATAGAGAAAAGATGAGTTTTTCTGACGAAGAAGATTTTAACGACATTTACGGTGACGATAATAAGCAGGGAGGTAATCCTACAAATGCTGGTGAGGACAAGCCTGCTAACGACTCAGTAGGTTCCTCTGAGCAGCAAGTTCAAAAAGAGGAATTGAAGGCGGAAGAATCTGGTTCCGCCAACGATGGTACCGCTAGTAGCACCTCAATTGCAAATCCTCCATCTTCCTCCTTGGATCAATTGGCCGCATTACAAGTCTTATCTTCCAATTTGAACCAGCTACAGCAACAGTCTACAAGTAATAattcaaataataatactaCTACTTCTGATAACACAAATAATGACTCAAATAAAGGCCTTGCACAAGACCAATTACTTACGCAAGGAATGCCGGACTTGTCTCAATTGCAACAACTGCAACAGACTATGAACCAATTACAGCAACAGGCTACTCCGCTCACACCACAGCAACAGCAGGAAGCTAAACAGATCAAGGCTGACCTTTCTCGTGATATTAATAAGATGTTCATCGGTGGTTTAAACTGGGAAACTACAGAGGACAATTTGCGTGAGTACTTTTCGAAGTATGGTGCTGTTACAGAAGTGAAAATTATGAGAGATGGAACTACTGGTCGGTCAAGAGGATTTGGATTCCTATCCTTTGCGGATGCTTCAAGTGTAGATGAAGTGGTCAAAACTCAGCATATATTGGATGGTAAGGTCATTGACCCCAAAAGAGCTATCCCAAGAGAAGAACAAGACAAGACTGGTAAGATCTTCGTTGGTGGTATTGGTCCCGATGTAAGGCCAAAAGAATTCGAGGAGTTTTTCTCCCAATGGGGGTCAATTATCGATGCCCAGCTAATGTTGGATAAAGATACTGGTAGATCCAGAGGTTTCGGTTTTATTACTTACGACTCTCCAGATGCTGTCGATAGAGTATGCCAGAATAAATTTATTGAATTTAAGGGTAAGCGCATCGAAATCAAGAGAGCCGAACCAAGGCAGGTACAGAAGCAAAGAACTACCAATGCTTCACCTACTTCCCAGACTACTGCATTCGTCAATGGCCAAACGCCACAACCACAACAATTCCAAATGCTTGCTAACCCAATGATGGCCAACCCAATGTTTAACCCACAGGCCATGGCTGACTACTACGCCAAGATGCAAGAATATTATCAACAATCTGGTATTGATTACAGTCAAATGTACCAGCAGCAGGTACAGCAAATGCAACAGATGATGTCAATGATGGCAGGTGGCGGTGGTGCCAACGCTGCTGGGATGCCAAATGCTATGCAAGCAGGCGGTGCTGCTCCATCTGGAGACGACGGGAACGGTGTCCCTACTATAGGCGAGGACTCTTCGTCAAGCTCATCAGGTAAGGACAACAACGAAAAGGAATCATCCAACAATCGTCATGATTCATACGGAAACAGAGATAGAGAAAGGTCACCAGATGCTCGTAGGGGCCACAGGAGTTACAATGACCGTGAAGAAGGCCATGGCTTCCGCCGTGAGAATCGCGATCGTGGATTCCGTGGACGCGAACGTCGTGGTGGAGGTTATGGTAGAGACAGACGTGGTTATCACCCATATTCTAGGTAATTAGATTTCAATTAACAATAATTTGAAATTTattgttttattattttacTTAAGAAGTACAACGCGGACGTGTATTAAATCTTTTAAGAGAAAAGTTTGTAACGAGCCGATGCTCGGGGGTACCATAACTGTAACTTTCCTTTAAAACTGACCACGAATACTGACGGTTTTCATGTGTCGCTTTATTTTAACTACCATTTGTATTTCATATTTATTGTAATACTCTTCGTTATGCTTTCTAAGTACGACTTATCAAGCCCGAGTGTTGCGATCTGCAGTTTAACTGCCACCTATCTGCATAAAAATATACCATATATATAAGTATACCATATATATAGCCTGTATAGTTATGAGAAGTTCTTTATGTGAATTCAATTTCTACCTTGAAAGAGTTCAACGATGGTAAAGATATTCAAGACGGCGATAAAAATCCAGAATACAATTGCAACTGCAGTTATGAACCAGTTATTTGACATGTTGATATATTCCTGGTTATTTTCGTTGTCCATATTATTCTCCACTTCATGCCCGTCACGATGATTTTTCGGATCAGCCTCCACCTGCATTATAGACTTCCTACTAGTAAAGTAGATCAGCGGAGCTGTCACAATAGGAAGAATGAATGAAAGCACCACCTGAGATGCAGTTAAAGCGGTACCTAAAGCTGTCTTGCCCAGGCAGCTTGCTATGACTAGAGTTGGAACGATAGCTATGCCTCTGGTTATTAGTCTCCTCTTCCATGGCGTTATAGACCAATTAATATGTCCTTCGCAAACAATTTGCCCAGCAATAGTGCATACAACCCCAGAAGATTGTCCTGAAAATAAGAGCGCTAACATGAATACAGTTCCTGCGGCAGGTGCTAAAGTGCTTGATAATAGTTTGTGGATAGTGTATAAATCCGCATCAACTGCTTGTTCCGTTTCATATAACGAAGCTCCTGCAATGATTAAAATAGCGCAGTTAATGAATAGGGCAAGACTTACAAGCGTCACTGTTAACTCAACAATGGAATACTTGATAGCGTATCGTATGGCATATATTGATGGTCTGTAGGCCAAAAATTTCGCATCTTTCTGCATAACTCTGCTCTTCTTTTCCCCACTAGCTATAGTATTGTCATCGCTATTAATATCCATACTGTAGTTCCCGTTCTTTACATCATATTCCAATAGACGTGGCTGAACTATTCCGGACCCCAGGAATAACGAATGAGGCATGACGGTAGCACCCAGTATACCCGTTGCGGTGTAAAATCCATTATTCTGGAACATTTGCTTCGATGGTAAGAAACCTCGCAGCACTCTACCAGCCGATACTGGTGGGATATAAGCTAAATCTACGCAAAGGCAGATTGCAACAGCAATAACTAGAGCTGCCACGAAAATTTCAAATATTCTAACCATTCTCATAGAAGAAGATCCTCTTCCATAAGCTAATAGAACTATTAGAATATCCACACATGTAATACAGATACCTGCCGGCAGTGGTATTTTCAGTAATATATTAAGGGCAATGGCGCCACCAATAACCTCTGCTAGGTCTGTCGCTATAACAGCCACCTCAGCACAAATATAAATAAACCAATTTAACCATCTTGGTAAGAAATGTCTGCATGCTCGCGACAAATCTAGCCCTGTTACTGACCCCAGTTTTACGCAAAGGGATTGTAAAAATACAGCTATCAAACATGACAGACTGATAATAAATAAAAGTGAAAATTCATTTGCCGCACCTGCGCTGATATCGGTAGCATAGTTACCTGGATCCATATACGCAACAGAAACCATAATACCAGGCCCAATGAAGGACAGGTATTTATAGAAAATTCTTTTCACATTCTGCCAAAAGGATGTGGCTGACGATGTATCACTAGGTTCATGTGTAAACGAAGAATCATTATCTTGCACGACACCAGGATGCTCATGCTTAGGCCTTTTGAGCCCAAAAAACCTCTTCATACTCAACATCAATTGTTACAACCCTTAACACTGTGAAAACCTTTTACCTCTGGTTGCCGAAAGGACGCGAATGTTGAATCTGTAACAACAAAAACCAATAACACCGATTATATATTCGTAGAAATCGTCTATCTGTTGGATGCGACAAGTTTCAAATTCAGTTAAGTTAAGTACGTTATAGTTATAAAGATCATTTTTTCAAGGTGCAATAAAATACCTTTGGAATTATAAGAACAGGCCAGAACATGATATAAAGACTACGTAAGCTACCTTCGCGGTAATTTACCTGTTGAAGTATTTGGAGAATTTACTACTGCGCCCGTTATATTTAAGGCGGCAGCACCGGAATACCTCGGGATGTAAGATTGACATTTATGTAGGCATTGTTGCATTCACAAGATCACGCAGGAACAGCTCAAGTTGTGGGGATGATTAATAAATTATAGTTGATTTGACCCGGAGTAACCATTAATTGGAACTGTAGGATTAGCTGATTGCTACAAATTAAGTAGTTGTTGAAACGTTAAAAATTTAGAGGATAACGGTACATTCTCGATTTTTCGATAAATTAGAAAATAACTCAAAGTGAAGACAACAACAGGTTCCTTGGCCCAGTTGGTTAAGGCACCGTGCTAATAACGCGGGGATCAGCGGTTCGATCCCGCTAGGAACCatattttttaaattctACTCTATATTGGTTCCGGGTAACGTACAAAGAACTCCGACATGGGATCGTATACTCAGCTTGGTAGTTCAAGCACGACATATTCTTACAGATGAGTTACCTGAATTGCTCTAAATGTTATGGTACGATATACTTATTATACGTTAAACACGCGATAAAAGAAAACTGTAAAGTACAAACGTAGGGTTGAGTTGCTTATTCTTCGTCTTCCTCCAAGGTTTGGGCAGCGATACGGTCCAAATCTCTTTGACCGTTCTCGGAAATTCTTCTGCCACCCTTTGGAGAGATCTCGACGACACCAATCTTTTCCAAAGCTTGCAAAACCCTTCTGTTAATGGAGCCTGAAGCGTCAATGTGCTTGTGTGGTCTAACACCTCTGTTCTTAGCACCACCGTACAACTTGTTCAACTTACCAACACCAACTTGCTTTCTCAAGTAGATGTGTCTAGCGACGGAAGCAGCTCTCATGTAGAACCAGCCTTCAGCGTCTTGTGGTGGCATTTCGTTACCAGAAGAGGTCTTGACGACATCGACGTAACCTGGAACCTCCAACTTACCTTGTCTTTGCAAGAAAGAAGCGTAAGCGATGATGAAATCTTGAGCTGGAACGTCTCTTTAGTAATAGTTAGTAAACTGAATTATAAATATGAGAGGAAATAGTAATAGGAATTGCCCATAGAATACGGGGGGAACATTATGCATGTTTATGGATCTATAGGATGGCATATTACCTGCGGTTTTTTGACACCTCAAGTCCCCGTTAGATTGAATTACAATGAGTTTTGGCTATTCCCCACTTCACTATAAATCTCAATATAGAACTGGTCCAAAGGTTGAATTCTTGAGTCTCTTTATATCGTCCCCACATTCACGCACACTTCCTAATTGGACATCTAGATTAACTCTCGATTATAACAAATCACACGTACCTGACTGATACACCTGGCATTTTTACTTATTGGTCTCCTTATGCTATGTCAATGTTATTATTGTAATTTTTTTCAAGAACCTCTAAAGTTCAGTATAAACTAAGCACAGTGTGGTGAAACTGGCACTACGGAGGACTGAACGGTAGAGTTAGGAGCTAGGCAGAGGAGCTGGGCTCGAGCTAGGCAGCAGCTGGGTAACACGGTATGTGGTAGGCAGACCGTGCTGCCAGTTAGGAAGCGGAACCAGGGCCACCCCAGGTAGAGTTAGTGAGGACCCGGCAATTCCGAGCCTGTGCTGTAGTGGTCCGACCTACTTGGTGAGTGGGTGCCCGCGGCCGCATAGAACTAAAATCACGCAGAAAAATAATACACAGAATGTATGGGTTTAACAGTCATAGACCTCACAGTATGCAATAACGTCAATATTGCACGACAACGTTCTTATTCAAAACATAAATTAATCGTATAATACAGTACATGGTGGTTAAGATAAAGAttattattactatatactaTACAGCAATGAAAAACTGAACCGTGATATCAATGTCAAAAATTTGTAGCAAATAGCACTAACTAACTTAGACCTTGAAACCTCTGGATCTTCTCTTACCTCTGGCCTTCTCGAACTTTCTGCCCTTAGACATAATTCTTGGAGCCTTGTGCTTGTGAGGACCCATGCCGAAGTGTCTAACAGCTTCTCTGGAAGCTCTTGGACCTCTGACAACCAAAGTGTTTTGGCCTCTTGGAGCTCTAGCAGCCAATTGGTCCAAAGTGATAGCCTCACCACCAGCCTT
The Eremothecium sinecaudum strain ATCC 58844 chromosome II, complete sequence DNA segment above includes these coding regions:
- the TRM13 gene encoding tRNA:m4X modification enzyme (Syntenic homolog of Ashbya gossypii ADL163W; Syntenic homolog of Saccharomyces cerevisiae YOL125W (TRM13)), yielding MESSNEAQDKIQKVEDQSDRLQCEFFLEKKKRRCGMTRSSQFQYCSEHLYLVKKNENSLLPGKNRVPCPLDPLHTVLEERLRLHLKKCNKATKNIAKLAETLSMPWYAENINCLPEGQFLEAEIPNDLTQNVLVAIPVLEAIFQGEFGDELPVDIRSNEQVELQRFPQLLGNKKHAIQHSSLIQHLKSNGLWCSRERKIVYIEFGCGRAELSRYVNQSVVLSQLTLDASNPDESHPEEPVTIPEFILIDRGTNRMKFDKKFNEDISDFYASYRPAVESVNDKSTKITRKKIDIKDLRLDALASSDCAHVAISKHLCGVATDLTIRCLLKSENMVTSLEGMLIAMCCRHVCDHAQYTNPGYIQSLLIKYNAELTYPVFFASLKKIATWAVCGRRPGFSDSDIGNHYTGLSILRREQLGEQARRLIDEGRRKYLQDKGYNVELFRYCSSEVTLENIAMLVTKKQSA
- the TRM11 gene encoding tRNA (guanine-N2-)-methyltransferase (Syntenic homolog of Ashbya gossypii ADL161C; Syntenic homolog of Saccharomyces cerevisiae YOL124C (TRM11)); the encoded protein is MGKKYLLFMVQVHLNFRRAELESLADMHGVHVDFSAYNEDSPFMMVELEGDEQAKQWIHRSILCRAIYEYWGEGQDYEKLHENIKSNAMVDEYKLQHRDSTFKFEFESFGGSSSGKFDRAVQIEGFEYLGFQGRIRLKNPEQTYTVIEQYENISENIGGEIPIYLYFGRLVQKSDRMCGALDKYNLKTRPYKGTTSFEAELSLVTANIAQVKPGHLMYDAFAGTGSFLVAGGHYGALVIGSDIDGRMIRGKGSQTITANFKYYKESLHFLDVMTMDFTHNALRNNLVIDTIVCDPPYGIRESIKVLGAKDPQRFAGKENVEIDGVKAYLRRDYIPTKKPYSLDLLLDDLLRFSAARLPIGGRLAFWMPTANDDNVQTVVPMHPNLELKYNCVQQFNKWSRRLLVYINRGPDYNGPTNAGEQRSTNFRERYFSGFN
- the HRP1 gene encoding Hrp1p (Syntenic homolog of Ashbya gossypii ADL160W; Syntenic homolog of Saccharomyces cerevisiae YOL123W (HRP1)); this encodes MSFSDEEDFNDIYGDDNKQGGNPTNAGEDKPANDSVGSSEQQVQKEELKAEESGSANDGTASSTSIANPPSSSLDQLAALQVLSSNLNQLQQQSTSNNSNNNTTTSDNTNNDSNKGLAQDQLLTQGMPDLSQLQQLQQTMNQLQQQATPLTPQQQQEAKQIKADLSRDINKMFIGGLNWETTEDNLREYFSKYGAVTEVKIMRDGTTGRSRGFGFLSFADASSVDEVVKTQHILDGKVIDPKRAIPREEQDKTGKIFVGGIGPDVRPKEFEEFFSQWGSIIDAQLMLDKDTGRSRGFGFITYDSPDAVDRVCQNKFIEFKGKRIEIKRAEPRQVQKQRTTNASPTSQTTAFVNGQTPQPQQFQMLANPMMANPMFNPQAMADYYAKMQEYYQQSGIDYSQMYQQQVQQMQQMMSMMAGGGGANAAGMPNAMQAGGAAPSGDDGNGVPTIGEDSSSSSSGKDNNEKESSNNRHDSYGNRDRERSPDARRGHRSYNDREEGHGFRRENRDRGFRGRERRGGGYGRDRRGYHPYSR
- the SMF1 gene encoding divalent metal ion transporter SMF1 (Syntenic homolog of Ashbya gossypii ADL159C; Syntenic homolog of Saccharomyces cerevisiae YOL122C (SMF1)), producing MLSMKRFFGLKRPKHEHPGVVQDNDSSFTHEPSDTSSATSFWQNVKRIFYKYLSFIGPGIMVSVAYMDPGNYATDISAGAANEFSLLFIISLSCLIAVFLQSLCVKLGSVTGLDLSRACRHFLPRWLNWFIYICAEVAVIATDLAEVIGGAIALNILLKIPLPAGICITCVDILIVLLAYGRGSSSMRMVRIFEIFVAALVIAVAICLCVDLAYIPPVSAGRVLRGFLPSKQMFQNNGFYTATGILGATVMPHSLFLGSGIVQPRLLEYDVKNGNYSMDINSDDNTIASGEKKSRVMQKDAKFLAYRPSIYAIRYAIKYSIVELTVTLVSLALFINCAILIIAGASLYETEQAVDADLYTIHKLLSSTLAPAAGTVFMLALLFSGQSSGVVCTIAGQIVCEGHINWSITPWKRRLITRGIAIVPTLVIASCLGKTALGTALTASQVVLSFILPIVTAPLIYFTSRKSIMQVEADPKNHRDGHEVENNMDNENNQEYINMSNNWFITAVAIVFWIFIAVLNIFTIVELFQGRN
- the RPS19A gene encoding 40S ribosomal protein eS19 (Syntenic homolog of Ashbya gossypii ADL158C; Syntenic homolog of Saccharomyces cerevisiae YNL302C (RPS19B) and YOL121C (RPS19A); 1-intron in Ashbya gossypii), whose amino-acid sequence is MFPPDVPAQDFIIAYASFLQRQGKLEVPGYVDVVKTSSGNEMPPQDAEGWFYMRAASVARHIYLRKQVGVGKLNKLYGGAKNRGVRPHKHIDASGSINRRVLQALEKIGVVEISPKGGRRISENGQRDLDRIAAQTLEEDEE